The following proteins come from a genomic window of Enterobacter chengduensis:
- the pheP gene encoding phenylalanine transporter, which translates to MKDASSASGQGSAEATSDQNPTLQRGLQNRHIQLIALGGAIGTGLFLGIGPAIQMAGPAVLLGYAIAGIIAFLIMRQLGEMVVEEPVSGSFAHFAYKYWGPFAGFLSGWNYWVMFVLVGMAELTAAGIYMQYWLPDVPTWIWAAAFFIIINAVNLVNVRLYGETEFWFALIKVLAIIGMIGFGLWLLFSGHGGERATIDNLWQHGGFLATGWKGLILSLAVIMFSFGGLELIGITAAEARDPHKSIPKAVNQVVYRILLFYIGSLVVLLALYPWVEVKSDSSPFVMIFHDLNSNVVASALNFVILVASLSVYNSGVYSNSRMLFGLSVQGNAPKFLTRVSRRGVPINSLLLSGAITSLVVLINYLLPKAAFGLLMALVVATLLLNWIMICLAHLRFRAAMRRKGRETQFKALLYPAGNYLCIAFLGLILVLMCTMDEMRLSAMLLPVWVVFLFVAFKLSRNK; encoded by the coding sequence GTGAAAGACGCGTCATCCGCTTCAGGCCAGGGTAGTGCCGAAGCCACGTCGGACCAGAATCCGACGCTGCAACGTGGTTTGCAAAATCGACATATTCAGTTAATTGCCCTCGGCGGTGCCATCGGTACCGGGCTGTTCCTCGGCATTGGCCCCGCGATTCAGATGGCTGGCCCGGCGGTTCTGTTGGGTTACGCTATCGCCGGGATTATTGCCTTCCTGATCATGCGCCAGCTTGGCGAGATGGTTGTTGAAGAGCCGGTTTCAGGCTCCTTCGCGCACTTTGCCTATAAATACTGGGGCCCGTTTGCCGGCTTCCTGTCCGGCTGGAACTACTGGGTCATGTTCGTGCTGGTGGGGATGGCGGAGCTGACCGCCGCAGGCATTTACATGCAGTACTGGCTGCCGGATGTCCCGACGTGGATCTGGGCGGCGGCCTTCTTCATCATTATTAACGCGGTTAACCTCGTCAACGTGCGCCTGTATGGCGAAACCGAGTTCTGGTTTGCGCTGATCAAGGTGCTGGCGATTATCGGGATGATCGGCTTTGGGCTGTGGCTGCTGTTTTCCGGCCACGGCGGCGAGCGCGCCACGATCGACAACCTGTGGCAGCACGGCGGCTTCCTCGCCACCGGCTGGAAAGGGCTGATCCTCTCCCTGGCCGTGATCATGTTCTCTTTCGGTGGATTAGAGCTGATTGGTATTACCGCCGCGGAAGCGCGCGACCCGCATAAAAGCATTCCAAAAGCGGTTAACCAGGTGGTGTACCGTATTCTGCTGTTCTACATCGGCTCGCTGGTGGTGCTGCTGGCGCTCTACCCGTGGGTGGAAGTGAAGTCCGACAGCAGCCCGTTCGTGATGATTTTCCACGATCTGAACAGCAACGTGGTCGCCTCAGCGCTCAACTTCGTCATTCTGGTGGCGTCGCTGTCGGTCTATAACAGCGGGGTTTACTCCAACAGCCGTATGCTGTTCGGCCTCTCCGTGCAGGGCAACGCGCCGAAGTTCCTCACCCGCGTCAGCCGCCGAGGCGTGCCGATCAATTCGCTGCTCCTTTCCGGGGCGATTACGTCTTTAGTTGTGCTGATCAACTACCTGTTGCCAAAAGCGGCGTTTGGCCTGCTGATGGCGCTGGTTGTCGCCACGCTGCTGCTGAACTGGATTATGATCTGCCTCGCGCACCTGCGCTTTCGCGCCGCGATGCGCCGTAAGGGACGCGAGACGCAGTTCAAAGCGCTGCTTTATCCTGCGGGGAACTACCTCTGTATCGCCTTCCTGGGGCTGATTCTGGTGCTGATGTGCACCATGGACGAGATGCGTCTTTCGGCGATGCTGCTGCCGGTGTGGGTGGTGTTCCTGTTTGTGGCGTTTAAGCTTTCCCGTAACAAGTAG
- a CDS encoding mechanosensitive ion channel family protein, translating into MQELIAQVEELGIEINHTTSLVIIFGIIFLTAIILHFILHKVVLRAFEKRAQASSHLWLQIITQNKLFHRLAFTLQGIIVNVQAVLWLQKGSEAAEILTTCAKLWVMVYALLSFFSLLDVIFNLSQKMATASQLPLKGIFQGIKLVSAILVGILIISLLIGQSPAILISGLGAMAAVLMLVFKDPILGLVAGIQLSANDMLKLGDWLEMPKYGANGTVTDIGLTTVKVRNFDNTITTIPTWALVSDAFINWSGMSASGGRRIKRSLNIDTTSIHFLDEQEQQKLIQAKLLKPYLAARHEEINLWNQKNGEGESVLNLRKMTNIGTFRAYLNEYLRNHPRIRKDMTLMVRQLAPDANGLPIEIYAFTNTVVWAEYEEIQADIFDHIFAVVDEFGLRIHQSPTGNDIRSLAGVIAR; encoded by the coding sequence ATGCAGGAATTAATTGCTCAGGTTGAAGAGTTAGGCATTGAAATTAATCACACCACCTCTTTAGTGATTATCTTTGGTATTATTTTTCTTACCGCCATCATCCTTCATTTTATTCTGCACAAAGTGGTGCTTCGCGCTTTCGAAAAGCGCGCGCAGGCCAGCAGCCATTTGTGGCTGCAGATCATTACCCAGAATAAATTATTTCACCGCCTGGCGTTTACCCTTCAGGGGATAATCGTCAACGTACAGGCCGTACTGTGGCTGCAAAAAGGCAGCGAAGCGGCGGAGATCCTCACCACCTGCGCGAAGCTGTGGGTGATGGTGTACGCCCTGCTCTCCTTCTTCTCGCTGCTGGACGTGATTTTTAATCTGTCGCAGAAAATGGCCACCGCGTCACAATTGCCGCTGAAAGGGATTTTCCAGGGCATCAAGCTGGTGAGCGCGATCCTGGTGGGGATATTGATTATCTCCCTGCTGATCGGCCAGTCCCCGGCGATTCTGATCAGCGGCCTGGGCGCCATGGCGGCGGTATTAATGCTGGTATTTAAAGACCCGATACTGGGGCTTGTCGCAGGCATTCAGCTTTCCGCCAACGACATGCTCAAGCTTGGCGACTGGCTGGAGATGCCGAAATACGGCGCCAACGGCACGGTGACGGACATTGGGCTGACCACCGTTAAGGTGCGCAATTTCGATAATACCATTACGACCATTCCGACGTGGGCGCTGGTCTCCGACGCCTTTATCAACTGGAGCGGGATGTCTGCCTCCGGCGGGCGACGCATTAAGCGCAGCCTGAATATCGATACCACCAGCATTCATTTTCTCGACGAGCAGGAGCAGCAGAAACTTATTCAGGCAAAACTGCTGAAGCCCTATCTCGCCGCGCGACACGAGGAAATAAACCTGTGGAATCAGAAAAACGGCGAAGGGGAGTCGGTATTAAACCTGCGCAAGATGACCAATATTGGCACCTTTCGCGCCTACCTGAATGAATATCTGCGCAACCATCCGCGCATTCGTAAAGATATGACGCTGATGGTGCGCCAGCTGGCACCAGACGCGAACGGTCTGCCGATTGAAATATATGCCTTCACCAATACGGTGGTCTGGGCGGAATATGAGGAAATTCAGGCCGACATTTTCGACCATATTTTCGCGGTGGTGGATGAGTTTGGGCTGCGTATTCACCAGTCCCCGACCGGGAATGATATTCGATCCCTGGCGGGCGTTATCGCCAGATAA
- a CDS encoding MFS transporter gives MNTSVVSPGRAGLILLLTGQMLPMIDTSITNVALDAITHSLQATATELELIVALYGVAFAVCLALGSKLGDNLGRRRLFMWGVASFGLASLLCGLAGNIEQLLAARIVQGAGAALIVPQILATLHVTLKGTAHAKAISLFGGIGGIAFIVGQMGGGWLVSADIAGLGWRNAFFINVPICLAVLALSRRYVPETRRETPSRIDWTGTVLLAIMLCCLLFPMALGPQWHWSWPLKAMLLALVPLAWLMALNARKKERENAHPLIPPRLLALRSVRFGTLIAVLFFSVWSGFMFCMALTMQTGLGMAPWQSGNSFIALGVTYFISAWFAPRLIARYSTGTILLTGLAIQITGLLALIATFRYWGVQNTALTLAPATGLVGYGQALIVNSFYRIGMRDIKPDDAGAASAILSTLQQAALGLGPAIFGAILLHALQNHHGDYTQAVNVFLTVETAMMVVLALATLRMRHRLCLPVAKVCQTAK, from the coding sequence ATGAATACGTCAGTTGTTTCACCGGGCCGCGCTGGCCTGATATTGCTGCTTACCGGCCAGATGCTGCCGATGATTGATACCTCAATCACCAACGTGGCGCTGGACGCCATCACCCATTCACTGCAGGCCACCGCCACCGAGCTGGAGCTGATTGTCGCCCTCTACGGCGTGGCCTTCGCCGTCTGCCTCGCGCTCGGCAGCAAGCTGGGGGATAACCTGGGCCGCCGTCGCCTGTTTATGTGGGGCGTGGCGAGCTTTGGCCTGGCCTCGCTGCTGTGCGGTTTGGCGGGGAACATTGAGCAGCTGCTGGCCGCGCGCATCGTACAGGGTGCGGGTGCCGCCCTGATCGTGCCGCAAATTCTTGCCACGCTGCACGTGACGCTGAAAGGTACGGCGCACGCGAAGGCCATCAGCCTGTTTGGCGGCATCGGTGGGATCGCGTTTATCGTGGGCCAGATGGGCGGCGGCTGGCTGGTGTCGGCGGATATCGCCGGGCTGGGCTGGCGTAACGCCTTCTTTATCAACGTGCCGATCTGCCTGGCGGTGCTGGCGCTGAGCCGCCGCTACGTGCCTGAAACCCGTCGCGAGACGCCGTCACGCATCGACTGGACGGGTACCGTGCTGCTGGCGATTATGCTTTGCTGCCTGCTGTTCCCGATGGCGCTCGGTCCGCAGTGGCACTGGTCCTGGCCGCTGAAGGCGATGCTGCTCGCACTCGTCCCGCTGGCCTGGCTGATGGCACTCAATGCGCGTAAAAAAGAGCGCGAGAATGCCCACCCGCTGATCCCGCCGCGCCTGCTTGCGCTTCGCAGCGTCCGCTTTGGCACGCTGATTGCGGTGCTCTTTTTCAGCGTCTGGTCCGGATTTATGTTCTGTATGGCGCTGACCATGCAAACCGGTCTGGGGATGGCGCCCTGGCAGTCCGGGAACAGTTTTATCGCCCTTGGGGTGACCTATTTTATCTCCGCATGGTTCGCGCCGCGGCTGATTGCTCGCTACAGCACCGGCACCATTTTGCTGACGGGGCTGGCGATCCAGATTACTGGCCTGCTGGCGCTGATCGCCACGTTCCGCTACTGGGGCGTGCAAAATACGGCCCTGACGCTGGCACCTGCGACCGGGCTGGTTGGCTATGGGCAGGCGCTGATCGTGAACAGCTTCTACCGCATCGGGATGCGCGATATCAAGCCTGACGACGCGGGCGCCGCGAGCGCCATTCTCAGCACGCTGCAGCAGGCCGCGCTGGGGCTTGGACCGGCCATTTTTGGCGCCATTTTGCTGCACGCGCTGCAGAACCATCACGGAGATTACACCCAGGCAGTGAACGTCTTCCTGACGGTGGAAACGGCCATGATGGTCGTGCTGGCCCTGGCGACGCTGCGCATGCGCCATCGCCTGTGCCTGCCCGTCGCGAAAGTCTGTCAGACCGCCAAATAG
- a CDS encoding helix-turn-helix transcriptional regulator, with the protein MALMSEPVTSLQDDTRKQLGAFLRARRESLDPQRLGLPRSGRRRTPGLRREEVAMLADVGVTWYTWLEQGRDVNPSSAVMAAVAKALQCTPTEARHLFVLAGLPPGEAPQAVCCEGISEGTRRLLDTLMPKPASIQKPNFDIVAWNDSFGHLMGVDFNAIPPEDRNCIYLFLTHPAWRARLGRRDDVLPIFVSYFRAAMAEHRGDPLWEAKLARFFAVSEEFKTLWHQRNDVRGVENQLKLFTHPELGDFTLQQMYWYSAPRNGSRLLVYLPVDEAGERAMAWLSSQGK; encoded by the coding sequence ATGGCCTTGATGTCTGAACCTGTTACCTCACTTCAGGATGACACGCGAAAGCAGCTGGGCGCATTTTTACGCGCGCGGCGTGAAAGCCTCGACCCGCAGCGACTCGGGCTGCCGCGCAGCGGTCGCCGCCGCACGCCGGGTCTGCGGCGGGAAGAGGTGGCGATGCTCGCTGACGTGGGCGTGACCTGGTACACCTGGCTTGAGCAGGGCAGGGACGTCAATCCGTCCAGCGCGGTGATGGCCGCGGTGGCGAAAGCGCTGCAATGCACCCCGACCGAGGCCCGGCACCTGTTCGTGCTAGCCGGGCTGCCGCCGGGTGAAGCGCCGCAGGCGGTCTGCTGCGAGGGGATCAGCGAAGGCACGCGCCGCCTGCTGGATACGCTGATGCCGAAACCGGCCAGCATCCAGAAACCGAATTTCGACATCGTGGCGTGGAACGACAGCTTCGGGCACCTGATGGGTGTGGATTTCAATGCCATCCCGCCGGAAGATCGCAACTGTATTTACCTGTTCCTCACCCATCCGGCGTGGCGCGCGCGCCTCGGCAGGCGCGACGACGTGCTGCCCATCTTTGTCTCCTATTTCCGCGCGGCGATGGCCGAACACCGGGGTGACCCGCTGTGGGAAGCCAAACTGGCGCGCTTCTTTGCGGTGTCTGAGGAGTTCAAAACGCTGTGGCACCAGCGCAACGACGTGCGCGGCGTGGAGAACCAGCTCAAGCTGTTTACCCATCCCGAGCTGGGGGATTTTACGCTGCAGCAGATGTACTGGTACTCCGCGCCGCGAAACGGGTCCCGGCTGCTGGTGTACCTCCCGGTGGATGAAGCGGGGGAGCGGGCAATGGCATGGCTGTCGTCGCAGGGGAAATAG
- the nfsB gene encoding oxygen-insensitive NAD(P)H nitroreductase, with protein sequence MDIISVALKRHSTKAFDASKKLTAEEAEKIKTLLQYSPSSTNSQPWHFIVASTEEGKARVAKSAAGTYVFNERKMLDASHVVVFCAKTAMDDAWLERVVDQEEADGRFNTPEAKAANHKGRTYFADMHRVDLKDDDQWMAKQVYLNVGNFLLGVGAMGLDAVPIEGFDAAILDEEFGLKEKGFTSLVVVPVGHHSVEDFNATLPKSRLPLSTIVTEC encoded by the coding sequence ATGGATATCATTTCTGTCGCCCTGAAACGCCACTCAACCAAGGCGTTCGACGCAAGCAAAAAACTGACCGCAGAAGAAGCGGAAAAAATCAAAACCCTGCTGCAGTACAGCCCGTCCAGCACCAACTCCCAGCCGTGGCACTTCATTGTTGCCAGCACCGAGGAAGGAAAAGCGCGCGTGGCGAAATCCGCCGCGGGAACCTATGTGTTCAACGAACGCAAAATGCTGGATGCGTCTCACGTGGTGGTGTTCTGCGCGAAAACCGCGATGGACGATGCCTGGCTGGAGCGCGTTGTGGATCAGGAAGAGGCCGATGGCCGTTTTAACACGCCAGAAGCCAAAGCCGCGAACCATAAGGGCCGCACCTATTTCGCCGACATGCACCGCGTAGACCTGAAAGATGACGACCAGTGGATGGCGAAGCAGGTTTACCTGAACGTCGGCAACTTCCTGCTGGGCGTGGGCGCAATGGGTCTGGACGCGGTACCGATTGAAGGTTTCGACGCCGCAATTCTCGACGAAGAGTTTGGCCTGAAAGAGAAAGGCTTTACCAGCCTGGTGGTGGTACCGGTTGGCCATCACAGCGTGGAAGATTTCAACGCCACGCTGCCGAAGTCTCGCCTGCCGCTGAGCACGATTGTGACCGAGTGCTAA
- a CDS encoding MmcQ/YjbR family DNA-binding protein — MDSKSLQEHAKRVALEMPFTEHCWPFGPEYDVFKVGGKIFMLMATVRGRPHVSLKSDPEKSLLNQQIYRGVEPGYHLNKKHWISLYGTEDVTPELVADLINDSWNLVVDKLPKKDQKWIRPA, encoded by the coding sequence ATGGACAGTAAGTCCCTGCAGGAGCACGCGAAGCGCGTCGCGCTGGAGATGCCTTTTACCGAACACTGCTGGCCGTTCGGCCCGGAGTACGACGTCTTCAAAGTCGGCGGGAAAATTTTCATGCTGATGGCAACCGTACGCGGACGGCCGCACGTTAGCCTGAAATCCGATCCGGAAAAATCACTGTTAAATCAGCAGATCTACCGGGGCGTTGAGCCGGGTTACCATCTGAACAAAAAGCACTGGATTTCGCTGTACGGCACCGAGGACGTGACGCCAGAACTGGTTGCCGACCTCATTAATGATTCCTGGAATCTGGTCGTCGATAAGCTGCCGAAAAAAGACCAGAAGTGGATACGCCCGGCCTGA
- a CDS encoding TetR/AcrR family transcriptional regulator, whose translation MARPKSEDKTQALLEAATAAFAQSGIAASTALIARRAGVAEGTLFRYFATKDDLLNALYLHLKQDLCQTMLANLDRTITLPKEHTRNIWNSYVDWGIRNPVAHAAIRQIGVSEKLSAETELAVKEMFPELHELCRRSVRPVFMSDEFKTFGDALFLSLAETTMEFATRDPSRAVDFKSLGFEAMWRGLAQEESDGQ comes from the coding sequence GTGGCACGTCCGAAGAGTGAAGATAAAACACAGGCCTTACTGGAAGCCGCAACGGCGGCGTTTGCACAGTCAGGCATTGCCGCCTCAACGGCGCTTATTGCCCGCAGGGCGGGCGTCGCCGAAGGCACCCTGTTCCGCTACTTTGCTACGAAAGACGATCTGCTGAATGCCCTCTATCTGCACCTGAAGCAGGATCTCTGCCAGACCATGCTGGCGAACCTCGATCGCACCATCACGCTGCCTAAAGAACATACCCGCAATATCTGGAACAGCTATGTGGACTGGGGCATTCGTAACCCGGTTGCGCATGCGGCGATTCGCCAGATTGGCGTCAGTGAAAAGCTGAGCGCCGAGACGGAACTGGCGGTGAAAGAGATGTTCCCGGAGCTCCATGAACTGTGCCGTCGTTCGGTGCGCCCGGTGTTTATGTCGGATGAATTTAAGACCTTTGGCGATGCGCTGTTCTTATCGCTGGCGGAAACCACCATGGAGTTTGCCACCCGCGATCCTTCCCGTGCCGTTGATTTTAAATCGCTGGGTTTTGAGGCCATGTGGCGCGGGCTGGCTCAGGAGGAGAGCGATGGACAGTAA
- a CDS encoding MBL fold metallo-hydrolase, producing the protein MKKPLFICVVLIMIIASAASLPFVLNAGFGQPPQGERLTEVEASPQYREGKFHNTLPTPGFTGQQNMLVAWWQFLTRKTENARPAQPLPLVKTHLASLPLEQDTLVWLGHSSWYLQLAGKRILIDPVLGNYAAPFSFLNKAFDGEYPWRAEGMPAIDLLIISHDHYDHLDYATIRALLPKVKRVVTPLGVGSHLRYWGMKPEIIDERDWNQSVRISDELTVHVLPARHFSGRGIKRDQTLWGSFMFVTPAQKVYYSGDSGYGPHFKAIGEQFGGVDLAIMENGQYDQDWKYIHMLPEETAQASADLNAKAVVPGHNGRFVLAKHAWNDPLIQLAKASQGKNYRLLTPELGEPVRVNDATQTFRAWWE; encoded by the coding sequence ATGAAAAAACCTCTCTTCATCTGCGTGGTGTTAATCATGATTATTGCTTCAGCCGCGAGTTTGCCGTTTGTTCTGAATGCCGGATTCGGCCAGCCGCCTCAGGGTGAACGGCTCACTGAAGTGGAGGCCTCCCCACAGTATCGCGAGGGGAAATTCCACAATACGCTGCCGACGCCTGGCTTTACCGGGCAACAAAATATGCTTGTGGCGTGGTGGCAATTTCTGACCCGTAAAACCGAAAACGCCCGCCCGGCTCAGCCGCTGCCGCTGGTGAAAACCCATCTGGCGAGCCTGCCTCTGGAGCAGGACACCCTGGTGTGGCTCGGCCACTCCTCGTGGTATCTGCAGCTCGCGGGCAAACGCATCCTGATCGATCCGGTGCTCGGCAACTATGCCGCGCCGTTCTCGTTTCTCAATAAAGCGTTTGACGGCGAGTATCCGTGGCGCGCTGAAGGCATGCCGGCGATCGACCTGCTGATTATCTCGCACGATCACTACGATCACCTGGATTACGCCACCATCCGGGCGCTACTGCCGAAGGTGAAGCGCGTGGTGACGCCGCTTGGGGTAGGGTCACACCTGCGCTACTGGGGGATGAAGCCTGAAATTATTGACGAGCGCGACTGGAACCAGTCGGTACGCATCAGCGATGAATTGACGGTGCACGTGCTGCCGGCGCGCCACTTCTCCGGGCGCGGCATCAAGCGTGACCAGACCCTGTGGGGCAGCTTTATGTTCGTCACGCCAGCCCAGAAGGTTTACTACAGCGGGGATTCCGGTTACGGCCCGCACTTTAAGGCCATCGGCGAGCAGTTTGGCGGCGTGGATTTAGCCATCATGGAAAACGGCCAGTACGACCAGGACTGGAAATACATCCACATGCTGCCGGAGGAAACGGCGCAGGCCTCGGCGGATCTGAACGCGAAAGCCGTGGTGCCCGGGCATAACGGGCGCTTCGTGCTGGCGAAACACGCGTGGAACGATCCGCTGATCCAGCTGGCAAAAGCCAGCCAGGGTAAAAATTATCGGTTGCTCACGCCTGAACTGGGCGAGCCCGTCCGGGTGAATGACGCCACGCAGACCTTTCGCGCGTGGTGGGAATAA
- a CDS encoding RamA family antibiotic efflux transcriptional regulator, which produces MTISAQVIDTIVEWIDDNLHQPLRIEEIARHAGYSKWHLQRLFMQYKGESLGRYIRERKLLLAARDLRESDARVYDICLRYGFDSQQTFTRIFTRTFNQPPGAYRKENHSQTH; this is translated from the coding sequence ATGACCATTTCCGCTCAAGTCATCGACACTATCGTCGAATGGATCGACGACAACCTGCACCAGCCATTACGTATCGAAGAGATTGCCCGCCACGCGGGTTACTCGAAGTGGCACCTTCAGCGGTTGTTTATGCAGTACAAAGGGGAGAGCCTGGGGCGCTACATCCGTGAACGCAAGCTGCTGCTGGCGGCACGCGATCTGCGTGAGTCCGACGCGCGGGTGTACGATATCTGCCTGCGGTACGGGTTTGACTCGCAGCAGACGTTTACCCGCATCTTCACCCGGACGTTCAACCAGCCGCCTGGGGCGTACCGCAAAGAGAACCATAGCCAGACGCATTAA
- a CDS encoding DUF1158 domain-containing protein, whose translation MKHPLESLLTAGGILLLALLSCLLLPAPSLGLVLAQKLVQTFHMVDLNQLYTILFCVWFLLLGAIEFFVLRFVWRRWFSLAS comes from the coding sequence ATGAAACACCCGTTAGAATCGCTGCTTACGGCAGGCGGCATTTTATTGCTGGCCCTGCTCTCCTGCCTGCTGTTACCCGCGCCGTCGCTGGGCCTGGTGCTGGCGCAGAAGCTGGTTCAGACCTTTCACATGGTCGATCTGAACCAGCTTTACACCATTCTGTTCTGCGTGTGGTTTTTACTGCTGGGCGCCATCGAATTCTTCGTACTGCGTTTCGTCTGGCGCCGCTGGTTTTCACTGGCGTCGTGA